In Mycolicibacterium alvei, a single window of DNA contains:
- a CDS encoding coniferyl-alcohol dehydrogenase, whose product MTALDELVRYDGKHVVVTGCASGIGAEVTRALGELGARVTGLDIRPPDHLPEEFIELDLADPESVDRAAGAVGGPVDALFNVAGVSSGIGNPLLVVRINFLGTRQFTELLEGRIPAGGSITSVSSLAASGYRENRGVTAGLIRTRSVDEGLRWCAEHPEALADGGYRLSKEAAILYAMSRVAELGARGIRINCTAPGVTDTPILDQLRSAYGQQYLDSFTTPLGRNSEAAEQAALLVFLGGAAASYVTGQVIWADGGILAQREATVIDAVDESEQRS is encoded by the coding sequence GTGACCGCCCTGGACGAGCTGGTGCGCTACGACGGTAAACACGTCGTGGTCACCGGCTGCGCGTCGGGTATCGGCGCCGAGGTCACCCGCGCGTTGGGTGAGCTCGGCGCCCGGGTGACGGGTCTGGACATTCGACCGCCCGATCACCTGCCCGAGGAGTTCATCGAACTGGACCTGGCGGACCCGGAGTCCGTCGATCGTGCCGCCGGCGCGGTCGGTGGTCCGGTGGACGCCCTGTTCAACGTGGCCGGTGTGTCCTCGGGCATCGGCAACCCGCTTCTGGTGGTACGGATCAACTTCCTGGGCACCCGGCAGTTCACCGAACTGCTGGAAGGCCGCATTCCCGCGGGTGGATCGATCACCTCGGTGTCCTCGTTGGCGGCATCTGGGTATCGGGAAAATCGTGGTGTCACAGCGGGTTTGATACGCACCCGGTCGGTCGATGAGGGGTTACGATGGTGCGCTGAGCACCCCGAGGCACTGGCCGACGGCGGCTATCGACTGTCCAAGGAAGCCGCGATCCTGTACGCGATGTCCCGGGTCGCCGAACTCGGTGCGCGCGGGATCCGGATCAACTGCACGGCGCCGGGCGTCACCGACACGCCCATTCTCGACCAGCTGCGCTCGGCCTACGGTCAGCAGTACCTGGATTCGTTCACCACCCCGCTGGGCCGCAACTCGGAGGCTGCCGAACAGGCGGCGCTGCTGGTATTCCTGGGCGGCGCGGCCGCCAGTTACGTGACCGGGCAGGTGATCTGGGCCGACGGCGGCATTCTGGCCCAGCGGGAGGCTACCGTGATCGATGCGGTAGACGAGTCTGAGCAGAGGAGCTAG
- a CDS encoding cyclase family protein — MSDFRKVADDVRNWGRWGSDDELGTLNLITPGKVAEGASLVKQGKVFALGGDFSSAGPQGAFQFRQNPTHVMTVDGGDANTLAQYGPQWLRNSVAHQVSEFFVDNPFRFNDDMIVMPLQAATQWDALSHVYYEDKLYNGFPADSVTSFGAFHCGIDKVDGKGITSRGVLLDVVRHRGAEQFLEPGNPITPAELDDVARAQGVSITPGDIVVVHTGWWTRFLASGDGTEPGSGLDWHCASWLHDHQVAAVAADNLMVEDPDPANGVEGTFLPMHMLCLRDMGLMLGEYWDLGALAADCAADGVYEFQLIAPPLRVTGGVGSPVNPIAIK, encoded by the coding sequence ATGAGCGACTTTCGCAAGGTCGCCGACGATGTGCGCAACTGGGGACGCTGGGGTTCTGACGACGAGCTCGGGACACTCAACCTGATCACTCCCGGCAAGGTCGCCGAGGGTGCGTCACTCGTCAAGCAGGGCAAGGTGTTCGCGCTCGGCGGTGACTTCTCCTCGGCCGGCCCGCAGGGGGCGTTCCAGTTCCGGCAGAACCCGACCCATGTGATGACCGTCGACGGTGGGGACGCGAATACGCTCGCGCAGTACGGGCCACAGTGGCTGCGCAATTCGGTGGCCCATCAGGTCAGTGAGTTCTTCGTGGACAATCCGTTCCGCTTCAACGACGACATGATCGTCATGCCGCTGCAGGCGGCCACGCAGTGGGACGCGCTGTCGCACGTGTACTACGAGGACAAGCTCTACAACGGGTTTCCCGCCGATTCGGTCACCAGCTTCGGTGCCTTCCACTGTGGTATCGACAAGGTCGACGGCAAGGGCATCACCTCACGCGGCGTGCTGCTCGACGTGGTGCGGCACCGCGGCGCCGAGCAGTTCCTGGAACCGGGCAATCCGATCACCCCGGCCGAACTCGACGACGTGGCCCGCGCGCAGGGGGTGTCCATCACACCCGGCGACATCGTGGTGGTCCACACCGGCTGGTGGACTAGGTTTTTGGCCAGCGGCGACGGAACCGAACCCGGTTCCGGGTTGGACTGGCACTGCGCCTCGTGGCTGCACGATCATCAGGTTGCCGCCGTCGCTGCCGACAATCTGATGGTCGAGGACCCCGATCCGGCCAACGGTGTCGAGGGCACCTTCCTGCCCATGCACATGCTGTGCCTGCGGGACATGGGACTGATGCTCGGTGAGTACTGGGATCTGGGGGCGCTGGCCGCGGACTGCGCGGCCGACGGGGTGTACGAGTTTCAGCTCATCGCCCCGCCGTTGCGGGTGACCGGCGGCGTCGGCTCGCCGGTGAATCCCATTGCGATCAAATGA
- a CDS encoding NADPH-dependent FMN reductase, giving the protein MTSTEKVPFVVGLGGTLRADSSTERAVRYCLESVERQGGRTRMFAGPDLELPMYAPHSLERTPAALEFVSALRDADAVVVGSPGYHGAISGLVKNALDYIEDLREDPRVYLDNTPWGCISCAYGWQAAVGTLGQLRTIGHSLRAWPTPLGVAINSADKIWDESGVLTEGPVRGQLDMLASQLLTFARSSGAAR; this is encoded by the coding sequence ATGACGTCAACTGAGAAAGTCCCGTTCGTGGTCGGGCTCGGCGGCACCTTGCGTGCCGACTCTTCGACCGAGCGGGCCGTGCGGTACTGCCTGGAATCGGTGGAACGGCAAGGGGGCCGGACCCGGATGTTCGCCGGCCCGGATCTGGAACTGCCGATGTACGCACCGCACTCGCTGGAACGCACGCCCGCGGCGCTGGAGTTCGTCTCCGCGCTGCGGGACGCCGATGCCGTGGTGGTGGGCTCACCCGGCTACCACGGTGCGATCTCCGGCCTGGTCAAGAACGCGCTGGACTACATCGAGGATCTCCGCGAGGACCCACGTGTCTACCTCGACAACACCCCGTGGGGTTGCATCAGCTGCGCCTACGGTTGGCAGGCCGCGGTCGGGACGCTGGGGCAGCTACGGACGATCGGTCACTCGTTGCGAGCCTGGCCCACGCCGCTGGGGGTGGCGATCAACTCGGCGGACAAGATCTGGGACGAGTCAGGGGTTTTGACCGAGGGGCCGGTCCGTGGCCAACTCGACATGCTGGCCAGTCAGCTGTTGACGTTTGCCCGGTCCAGCGGGGCGGCGCGATGA
- a CDS encoding alpha/beta fold hydrolase: MTTVDFARKTIVVDGLTTSYLEAGQGDPVVLLHGGEFGAGAELGWERVIGDLAGHYRVLAPDMLGFGESAKVIDFNDGRGMRIRHIAAFCTELGIAEAHFVGNSMGAINLLVDATSDAPRLPVRSLTAICGGGEIQRNEHSAALYDYDATLAGMRRIVTALFADPAYPADEAYVQRRYESSIAPGAWETLAAARFRRPGLEAPAMPSSQRAYGRIGVPTMMIEGDRDKLLPSGWAAEIAGQITGARSAVIAAAGHCPQIEQPTALIAVLLEFLKEVQ, encoded by the coding sequence ATGACGACCGTGGACTTCGCACGTAAGACGATCGTCGTCGACGGTCTGACCACCAGCTACCTCGAAGCCGGGCAGGGGGACCCCGTCGTCCTGCTGCACGGCGGTGAATTCGGTGCCGGCGCCGAACTGGGTTGGGAGCGCGTCATCGGCGACCTGGCCGGGCACTACCGGGTGCTGGCGCCGGACATGCTGGGCTTCGGAGAGAGTGCCAAGGTCATCGATTTCAACGACGGCCGAGGGATGCGGATTCGGCACATCGCTGCGTTCTGCACCGAACTCGGTATCGCTGAGGCGCATTTCGTCGGCAACTCGATGGGGGCGATCAACCTTCTGGTCGACGCCACCTCGGATGCCCCGCGTCTCCCCGTGCGATCGCTCACCGCGATCTGCGGGGGAGGGGAGATCCAGCGCAACGAACATTCGGCGGCGTTGTACGACTACGACGCCACCCTGGCCGGGATGCGGCGCATCGTCACCGCCTTGTTCGCCGATCCGGCCTACCCGGCCGACGAGGCGTATGTGCAGCGGCGGTACGAGTCGAGCATTGCGCCGGGAGCCTGGGAAACCTTGGCCGCGGCCCGGTTTCGGCGACCCGGTCTGGAAGCGCCGGCGATGCCGTCGTCGCAACGGGCCTATGGCCGCATCGGTGTGCCGACGATGATGATCGAGGGGGATCGTGACAAGCTGCTGCCGTCCGGTTGGGCCGCTGAGATCGCCGGTCAGATCACCGGTGCCCGTAGTGCGGTGATCGCCGCTGCCGGGCACTGTCCGCAGATCGAACAGCCCACCGCGCTCATCGCGGTACTGCTGGAATTCCTGAAAGAGGTGCAATGA
- a CDS encoding SDR family NAD(P)-dependent oxidoreductase yields the protein MNELAGKVAVVTGGSSGLGEGLVRRFAAEGAKVMIGDVDEDRGTTLAAELGENTRFLRTDVSDVEQVGRLVSTAVETFGGLDVMVNNAGVSGRMHRRFLDDDLADFDTVMRVNVRAVMAGTRDAARYMAEHGGGSILNLTSIGGIQAGGGVMTYRASKAAVIQFTKCAAIELAHYEIRVNAIAPGNIRTAIVAKSASPEERERIEEFEAGIRAQMRNDRPLKREGTVEDVAEAALYFATDRSRYVTGTVLPIDGGTVAGKVIVRKPKLQA from the coding sequence ATGAACGAGCTGGCCGGAAAAGTCGCGGTCGTCACCGGGGGGTCGTCGGGTCTCGGCGAAGGGTTGGTGCGCCGGTTCGCCGCCGAGGGCGCCAAGGTGATGATCGGCGACGTCGACGAGGACCGGGGTACGACATTGGCCGCCGAACTCGGCGAGAACACCCGGTTCCTGCGCACCGATGTCAGTGACGTCGAGCAGGTGGGTCGCCTGGTGTCGACCGCGGTGGAGACGTTCGGTGGCCTGGACGTCATGGTCAACAACGCCGGTGTCTCGGGGCGTATGCACCGCCGGTTCCTGGACGACGATCTCGCCGATTTCGACACCGTGATGCGGGTCAACGTCCGTGCGGTGATGGCCGGAACCCGCGATGCCGCGCGGTACATGGCCGAGCACGGCGGCGGTTCGATCCTCAACCTCACCTCGATCGGCGGCATTCAGGCCGGCGGTGGCGTGATGACGTATCGTGCGTCCAAGGCTGCGGTCATCCAGTTCACCAAGTGCGCGGCAATCGAGTTGGCCCACTACGAGATCCGGGTCAACGCGATCGCCCCCGGTAACATCCGTACCGCGATCGTGGCCAAGTCGGCCTCGCCGGAGGAGCGGGAGCGGATCGAGGAGTTCGAGGCGGGGATCCGGGCGCAGATGCGCAACGACCGCCCGCTCAAGCGGGAAGGCACGGTCGAGGACGTCGCCGAGGCGGCGCTCTACTTCGCGACGGACCGGTCGCGGTACGTGACCGGGACCGTGTTGCCGATCGATGGCGGCACCGTCGCCGGCAAGGTCATCGTCCGCAAGCCCAAGCTCCAGGCCTGA
- a CDS encoding TetR/AcrR family transcriptional regulator → MTAASRTARADRASSTQEAILKAAERLYAEHGVFAVSNRQVSEAAGQGNNAAVGYHFGTKTDLVRAIEHKHRGPIECLREQMVADTGDSAELRDWVSCLVQPLTDHLAALGNPTWYARFAAQVMADPAYHDIVVRDALSSESLVRVIEGMKNCLPELPDEVRAERNIMARNLLMHSAADRERAMDRGGNVPRASWQGAASGLIDAIVGLWLAPVTQESDLI, encoded by the coding sequence GTGACAGCAGCCAGCCGGACCGCTCGCGCCGATCGGGCCAGCAGTACCCAGGAGGCGATCCTCAAGGCGGCCGAGCGGCTCTACGCCGAGCACGGCGTCTTCGCGGTGTCCAACCGTCAGGTGAGCGAGGCGGCCGGACAGGGCAACAATGCCGCCGTCGGCTACCACTTCGGCACCAAGACCGACCTGGTCCGCGCGATCGAGCACAAGCACCGCGGCCCGATCGAGTGCCTGCGCGAGCAGATGGTGGCCGACACCGGCGATTCGGCCGAATTGCGCGACTGGGTTTCCTGCCTGGTGCAGCCGCTGACCGATCACCTTGCGGCGCTGGGGAACCCGACCTGGTACGCGCGGTTCGCAGCCCAGGTGATGGCCGATCCGGCCTACCACGACATCGTGGTCCGCGATGCCCTGAGTTCGGAGTCGCTGGTGCGCGTCATCGAGGGGATGAAGAACTGCCTGCCCGAGCTGCCCGACGAGGTTCGCGCCGAACGCAACATCATGGCGCGCAACCTGTTGATGCACAGCGCCGCTGATCGCGAACGGGCGATGGACAGGGGCGGCAACGTGCCCCGGGCATCCTGGCAGGGCGCGGCCTCGGGGCTGATCGATGCGATCGTCGGCCTGTGGCTGGCGCCGGTTACCCAAGAAAGCGATCTCATATGA
- a CDS encoding ferredoxin, with protein MKVTVDQDKCVSSGQCVLNASEVFDQRDEDGVVVLLEPEPGPDQIDGARRAAAACPALAITIEE; from the coding sequence ATGAAAGTCACTGTCGACCAGGACAAGTGTGTCTCGTCGGGGCAATGCGTGCTCAACGCGAGCGAGGTGTTCGACCAGCGCGACGAAGACGGTGTCGTCGTCCTGCTCGAACCCGAACCCGGACCGGACCAGATCGACGGCGCCCGTCGCGCCGCAGCAGCCTGCCCAGCCCTAGCCATCACTATCGAGGAATGA
- a CDS encoding cytochrome P450 — protein sequence MSETLADSVTTTDIPDYPMERDARCPFAPPPQMLGNAKGLSRVKIWDGSTPWLITGHEEARTLFADARISVDDRKSGFPHWNEHMLSTVDKRPRSVFTSDAEEHTRFRRMLSKPFTFKRVEGLRPAIQKVTDECIDKILAGPKPADMVAELALPVPTVVISEMLGVPYEDHEFFQEHATAGLARYAAADAMQKGAMSLHQYLIDLIEKKQADPAEDAVSDLAERVTAGEISVKEAAQLGTGLLIAGHETTANVIGIGILALLENPEQADFLRNADDPKVIANACEELMRYLSIIQNGQRRIAVEDIEISGETIKAGEGVIIDLAPANWDAKAYPEPDKLDLSRDAGQQLGFGYGRHQCVGQQLARAELQIVFHTLLRRIPTMKLAIPLDEVPFKHDRLAYGVYELPVTW from the coding sequence GTGTCTGAAACCCTTGCCGACTCCGTGACCACCACCGACATCCCCGACTACCCGATGGAACGGGACGCGCGGTGCCCGTTCGCGCCTCCGCCACAGATGCTGGGTAATGCCAAAGGCCTGTCCCGGGTGAAGATCTGGGACGGCAGCACGCCGTGGCTGATCACCGGGCACGAAGAGGCGCGCACTCTGTTCGCCGACGCGCGGATCAGCGTGGACGACCGTAAGTCGGGCTTCCCGCACTGGAACGAGCACATGCTCTCCACCGTCGACAAGCGGCCGCGGTCGGTCTTCACGTCCGACGCCGAGGAGCACACCCGGTTCCGCCGCATGCTGTCCAAGCCCTTCACGTTCAAGCGTGTCGAGGGTCTGCGGCCGGCCATCCAGAAGGTCACCGACGAATGCATCGACAAGATCCTGGCCGGCCCGAAGCCGGCCGACATGGTCGCCGAGCTCGCACTGCCGGTGCCCACGGTGGTGATCAGCGAAATGCTCGGCGTGCCTTACGAGGACCACGAGTTCTTCCAGGAGCACGCCACCGCCGGCCTGGCCCGCTACGCCGCAGCGGACGCCATGCAGAAGGGCGCGATGAGCCTGCACCAGTACCTGATCGACCTGATCGAGAAGAAGCAGGCCGATCCCGCCGAGGACGCGGTGTCCGATCTGGCCGAGCGCGTGACCGCCGGCGAGATCAGTGTCAAGGAGGCTGCACAGCTCGGTACCGGTCTGCTGATCGCCGGGCATGAGACGACGGCCAACGTGATCGGCATCGGCATCCTGGCGCTGCTGGAGAATCCGGAGCAGGCGGACTTCCTGCGCAACGCCGACGATCCGAAGGTCATCGCCAATGCGTGCGAAGAGCTGATGCGCTACCTGTCGATCATCCAGAACGGCCAGCGCCGTATCGCCGTCGAGGACATCGAGATCAGCGGCGAGACCATCAAGGCCGGCGAGGGTGTGATCATCGATCTGGCTCCGGCCAACTGGGACGCCAAGGCCTACCCGGAGCCCGACAAGCTGGACCTCAGCCGAGATGCCGGACAGCAGTTGGGTTTCGGCTACGGCCGTCACCAGTGTGTCGGGCAGCAGCTGGCCCGCGCCGAACTGCAGATCGTGTTCCACACCCTGCTGCGCCGCATCCCGACGATGAAGCTGGCCATCCCGTTGGACGAGGTGCCGTTCAAACACGACCGCCTCGCCTACGGCGTCTACGAACTTCCCGTGACCTGGTAA
- a CDS encoding amidohydrolase family protein, with the protein MTASTTLYPPEGFGAPKNRRGHATEGGLTGLPEGTTIFSADNHISVADDIFYDRFPDDLKGAAPRIWYEDGAYMVGMKGKAWTGGDFGRVLMQYDDLAGAATNNIAARIRELKEDGIDKELAFPNAVLALFHYPDKGIRERVFRIYNEVMAELQANSNGHFYGVGLINWWDPKGCRSTLEQLKSLGLKTFLLPLNPGKDDEGNIYDYGSTEMDAVWDEIEAAGLPVSHHIGETPPKTPCQNNSVVVGMMVNVDSFREQFAKYVFSGILDRHPSLKVGWFEGGIAWVPTALQDAEHMLASYRHMFNHELQHSVRHYWDHHMSASFMVDPLGLRLIDEIGVDNVMWSSDYPHNESTFGYSEKSLATVVEAVGPENAVKIVSTNIQRFLGLV; encoded by the coding sequence ATGACTGCTTCGACGACTCTCTATCCGCCGGAAGGCTTTGGTGCACCGAAGAATCGCCGTGGCCACGCGACGGAGGGCGGCCTCACCGGACTCCCCGAGGGCACCACGATCTTCTCGGCCGACAACCACATCTCGGTTGCCGACGACATCTTCTACGATCGTTTCCCCGACGACCTCAAGGGTGCCGCGCCGCGCATCTGGTACGAGGACGGCGCCTACATGGTCGGGATGAAGGGCAAGGCCTGGACCGGAGGCGATTTCGGGCGCGTGCTGATGCAGTACGACGACCTCGCCGGTGCGGCCACGAATAACATCGCCGCCCGTATCCGCGAGCTCAAAGAGGACGGCATCGACAAGGAGCTCGCCTTCCCCAACGCCGTGCTCGCCCTGTTCCACTACCCCGACAAGGGGATCCGTGAGCGGGTGTTTCGCATCTACAACGAGGTGATGGCGGAACTGCAGGCGAACAGCAACGGCCATTTCTACGGCGTCGGGTTGATCAACTGGTGGGACCCGAAGGGCTGCCGTAGCACCCTGGAACAGCTGAAGTCGCTGGGCCTCAAGACGTTCCTGCTCCCGCTGAATCCGGGCAAGGACGACGAGGGCAACATCTACGACTACGGCAGCACCGAGATGGACGCGGTCTGGGACGAGATCGAGGCCGCCGGTCTACCTGTCAGCCACCACATCGGCGAGACGCCGCCCAAGACTCCGTGCCAGAACAACAGCGTCGTCGTCGGCATGATGGTCAACGTCGACTCGTTCCGCGAACAGTTCGCCAAGTACGTCTTCTCCGGCATCCTGGATCGGCATCCGAGCCTGAAGGTCGGCTGGTTCGAAGGTGGAATCGCCTGGGTGCCCACGGCTTTGCAGGATGCCGAGCACATGCTCGCCTCGTACCGGCACATGTTCAACCATGAACTGCAGCACTCGGTCCGGCACTACTGGGACCACCACATGAGCGCGTCGTTCATGGTCGATCCACTGGGGCTGCGATTGATCGACGAGATCGGTGTCGACAACGTGATGTGGTCGAGTGACTACCCGCACAACGAATCCACCTTCGGCTATTCGGAGAAGTCGTTGGCCACCGTCGTCGAGGCGGTCGGGCCCGAGAACGCCGTCAAGATCGTGTCGACCAACATCCAGAGGTTCCTGGGATTGGTATGA
- a CDS encoding M24 family metallopeptidase, with amino-acid sequence MSTATQAGVTQIARTGFTPLDIPDEPDLARMRREVGVRLHAAMSDQGVDALVLLGNSNVMYATGIAWPLADAGLSHVERPVAVVLADDEHPHLFLPFREGAAMETGLPEDHLHGPVYLEFDEGVAEFAKILATLVPAGATVATDELTGAMRLAGSALFPSAPVDAAPVIGAAKLVKTIDQIACVRRACQITEQAIAEIHKSLAPGIRQIDLSAEFVRRTFELGATTNMFDSIWQAMPASKAEGTWTTTGDLALPLLTTERELQRGDVLWTDVSIAYHGYCSDHGRTWIVGQDPTAAQQRQFDTWSGIVDAVLSVTKAGATCGDLGRAATAAGGGKKPWLPHFYLGHGIGTSAAEMPMIGTDLGQEWDDNFVFPEGMLLVFEPVVWEDGTGGYRGEEIVVVTEDGWMPLTAYPYDPYEVSRGN; translated from the coding sequence ATGAGCACTGCCACTCAAGCCGGCGTAACCCAGATCGCCCGAACCGGCTTCACCCCGCTCGACATTCCCGACGAGCCTGACCTGGCCAGGATGCGTCGAGAGGTCGGTGTGCGTCTACACGCCGCGATGTCCGACCAGGGCGTGGATGCGCTCGTGCTGCTCGGCAACTCCAACGTCATGTACGCCACCGGCATCGCCTGGCCGCTGGCCGACGCGGGGCTGTCGCACGTCGAGCGGCCCGTCGCCGTCGTGCTGGCCGACGACGAACACCCGCACCTGTTCCTGCCGTTCCGTGAGGGTGCGGCCATGGAGACAGGTCTGCCCGAGGACCACCTGCACGGGCCGGTCTATCTCGAATTCGACGAGGGCGTAGCGGAGTTCGCGAAGATCCTGGCCACGCTGGTGCCTGCCGGTGCGACGGTTGCGACCGACGAGCTGACCGGGGCGATGCGGCTGGCCGGTAGTGCCCTGTTCCCCAGTGCACCGGTGGATGCCGCCCCGGTGATCGGCGCGGCGAAACTCGTCAAGACGATCGACCAGATCGCCTGCGTCCGCCGGGCTTGTCAGATCACCGAACAGGCCATCGCCGAGATCCACAAGTCCCTGGCGCCCGGTATCCGGCAGATCGACCTGTCTGCCGAATTCGTGCGCCGGACCTTCGAACTCGGTGCCACGACCAACATGTTCGACTCGATCTGGCAGGCCATGCCCGCATCGAAGGCAGAGGGCACCTGGACCACCACCGGCGATCTCGCACTGCCGCTGCTGACCACCGAGCGTGAACTGCAGCGCGGCGATGTGCTGTGGACCGACGTGTCCATCGCCTACCACGGCTACTGTTCCGACCACGGGCGCACCTGGATCGTCGGTCAGGACCCGACGGCGGCTCAACAGAGGCAATTCGACACGTGGAGCGGCATCGTCGACGCGGTGCTCTCGGTGACCAAGGCGGGTGCCACGTGCGGTGACTTGGGCCGGGCGGCGACTGCGGCCGGCGGCGGTAAGAAGCCGTGGCTTCCGCACTTCTACCTGGGACACGGTATCGGTACCAGCGCAGCTGAAATGCCGATGATCGGAACGGATCTCGGCCAGGAGTGGGACGACAACTTCGTCTTCCCGGAAGGCATGCTGCTGGTGTTCGAGCCCGTGGTGTGGGAGGACGGCACCGGTGGCTATCGCGGCGAGGAGATCGTGGTGGTGACCGAGGACGGGTGGATGCCGCTGACCGCATATCCGTACGACCCCTATGAGGTGTCCCGTGGGAACTGA
- a CDS encoding M24 family metallopeptidase, protein MGTEIEADGRALRVSRRERAIAQMEAHDLDALVLGRQANVRYISGVPQLWVVGTRPFGPICTFVRDTGEIHLNSTWDEGIPEEIPRENLYGFAWNPMTLVGVLQNINGSDSAWRIGTDALTPTFAKLLPMAFPNAELVDGEQAMRAARRVKTGEEISALRRALVVAEAALAKGVAEVAPGVTEKRLAGVILEAEAAGGVSTPATQDAAWVTSKDHPWRRVGGDGRVREGDLVALSAGVLADGYVAEVARTVYVGEPSDAIRSLYRRRDALWDKLLDACRPGNPTSALLDAYEQAGEPVPAMPVAHGLGLGFDPPVVSPSLRATAEADILEPGMVLAVTGYVWEQGVGAVFTRDAVVVGTDGPEVLTQARTDSEAAHA, encoded by the coding sequence GTGGGAACTGAGATCGAGGCTGACGGCCGGGCACTGCGCGTCAGTCGACGGGAGCGGGCCATCGCACAGATGGAGGCCCACGACCTCGATGCGCTCGTACTCGGCAGGCAGGCCAATGTCCGGTACATCTCCGGTGTCCCACAGCTGTGGGTGGTAGGTACCAGGCCTTTTGGGCCGATCTGCACCTTCGTCCGCGACACGGGTGAGATCCACCTCAACAGCACCTGGGACGAGGGCATCCCCGAGGAGATTCCACGCGAAAATCTCTACGGCTTCGCATGGAACCCGATGACCCTCGTCGGTGTACTGCAGAACATCAACGGCTCCGATTCGGCGTGGCGCATCGGAACCGATGCTCTGACACCGACCTTCGCCAAGCTGCTGCCGATGGCCTTCCCGAACGCGGAACTGGTCGACGGTGAGCAGGCGATGCGGGCAGCGCGCCGAGTCAAGACCGGTGAGGAGATCTCGGCACTGCGACGCGCCTTGGTGGTCGCCGAAGCGGCCCTGGCCAAGGGTGTTGCCGAGGTGGCTCCCGGAGTTACCGAGAAGCGCCTTGCCGGGGTGATCTTGGAGGCCGAAGCTGCCGGGGGAGTGAGCACCCCGGCCACCCAGGACGCCGCATGGGTCACCTCGAAGGACCACCCGTGGCGTCGTGTCGGAGGTGACGGCCGGGTGCGCGAGGGTGACCTGGTGGCCCTGTCGGCGGGTGTACTCGCCGACGGTTATGTCGCGGAGGTCGCGCGCACGGTCTACGTGGGCGAACCGTCCGACGCGATTCGATCGCTGTACCGACGGCGGGATGCCCTGTGGGACAAGCTGCTTGATGCCTGCCGACCGGGTAATCCGACCAGCGCGTTGCTCGATGCGTACGAGCAGGCCGGCGAACCGGTACCGGCGATGCCGGTAGCGCATGGGCTCGGGTTGGGATTCGACCCGCCCGTTGTCTCCCCGAGCCTGCGGGCGACCGCCGAGGCCGACATCCTGGAGCCGGGCATGGTCCTTGCCGTGACCGGCTATGTCTGGGAACAGGGCGTCGGTGCGGTATTCACCCGCGATGCCGTAGTTGTCGGAACCGATGGACCCGAAGTACTCACCCAAGCCCGAACAGACAGTGAGGCGGCACATGCCTGA
- a CDS encoding enoyl-CoA hydratase/isomerase family protein: MPERPTPEEIILYEKDPKTKIATITFNRPEFLNAPTSMARLRYADVLRAANADNDVKVVIIRGVGDNLGSGADLPEFMEGNDNPAVRLAELRLEDDGVGEVTYPPKGTFRNGATISSWYANSQAGNRALQDFKKISIVEAKGYCYGWHFYQCADADLVISSDDALFGHPSFRYHGWGPRMWTWVQMMGLRKFQEMVFTGRPFTAAEMYDCNFLNKVVARDQLEAEVQKYALACTRNRPVDTVFQQKMFFEIFKQQQGEYMGSLLSAFFESMGNGVANDSDEDLDMFESIDSGLSAAVNDNDSKFPPDFRLSKKNRAKPE; this comes from the coding sequence ATGCCTGAGCGTCCCACCCCCGAAGAGATCATTCTCTACGAGAAGGACCCCAAGACCAAGATCGCCACCATCACGTTCAACCGGCCGGAGTTCCTCAACGCGCCGACGTCGATGGCCCGGTTGCGCTACGCCGATGTGTTGCGGGCGGCCAACGCCGACAACGACGTCAAGGTGGTGATCATCCGAGGTGTCGGGGACAACCTGGGCAGCGGGGCCGATCTGCCGGAGTTCATGGAGGGCAACGACAATCCGGCGGTGCGGCTGGCCGAGTTGCGGCTGGAGGACGACGGAGTCGGTGAGGTCACCTACCCACCGAAGGGCACCTTCCGCAACGGCGCCACTATCAGCTCCTGGTATGCCAACTCCCAGGCGGGTAACCGCGCCCTGCAGGACTTCAAGAAGATCAGCATCGTCGAGGCCAAGGGCTACTGCTACGGCTGGCACTTCTATCAGTGCGCCGATGCGGATCTGGTGATCTCGTCCGACGACGCGCTGTTCGGCCATCCGTCATTCCGGTATCACGGCTGGGGGCCACGCATGTGGACGTGGGTCCAGATGATGGGCCTGCGCAAGTTCCAGGAGATGGTCTTCACCGGCCGGCCGTTCACGGCGGCGGAGATGTATGACTGCAACTTCCTGAACAAGGTGGTGGCGCGAGACCAGCTGGAGGCCGAGGTGCAGAAATATGCGCTGGCCTGTACCCGGAACCGGCCGGTGGACACCGTCTTTCAGCAGAAGATGTTCTTCGAGATCTTCAAACAGCAACAGGGCGAGTACATGGGCAGCCTGCTGTCCGCGTTCTTCGAGTCGATGGGCAACGGGGTGGCCAACGACAGCGATGAGGACCTGGACATGTTCGAGTCGATCGATTCGGGGCTGTCGGCCGCGGTCAACGACAACGACAGCAAGTTCCCCCCCGACTTCCGGTTGTCCAAGAAGAACCGGGCGAAACCCGAATAG